Proteins from one Thioflavicoccus mobilis 8321 genomic window:
- the bioB gene encoding biotin synthase BioB: protein MSAVSQIRHDWSTDEVVALLDSPFNDLLFRAQGVHRAHFDPNRIQVSALLSVKTGACPEDCGYCGQSAHHATAVERERLLEVDEVVAAARAARAEGATRFCMGAAWRSPSDRSLDRVIEMIEGVHALGLETCVTLGMLSGEQAERLKAAGLDYYNHNLDTSPEYYGQVITTHTYRERLETLAHVQRVGLKVCSGGIIGMGESCRDRAALLCQLANLPRHPESVPINMLVQVEGTPLFGTAELDPFELVRTIAVARLLMPASHVRLSAGRRRMSDELQALCYLAGANSVFHGDRLLTTANAEADRDLRLFERLGLAFETIEPEGHGVPRACSNAPVAAEA from the coding sequence ATGTCCGCTGTTTCCCAGATCCGCCACGATTGGTCGACCGACGAGGTCGTGGCCCTGCTCGATTCGCCTTTCAACGACCTGCTGTTCCGCGCCCAGGGCGTGCACCGCGCCCATTTCGATCCGAACCGGATCCAGGTCAGTGCCCTGCTCAGCGTCAAGACCGGGGCCTGTCCCGAGGACTGCGGCTACTGCGGGCAGAGCGCCCATCACGCGACCGCTGTGGAGCGCGAGCGGCTGCTCGAGGTCGACGAGGTGGTCGCCGCGGCCCGTGCGGCCCGCGCCGAGGGGGCGACGCGCTTCTGCATGGGGGCGGCCTGGCGCAGCCCGAGCGACCGCAGCCTGGATCGGGTCATCGAGATGATCGAGGGGGTCCATGCCCTCGGCCTGGAGACCTGCGTGACGCTCGGTATGCTGAGCGGCGAGCAGGCCGAGCGGCTCAAGGCGGCCGGGCTCGACTACTACAACCACAACCTGGATACCTCGCCCGAGTACTACGGCCAGGTCATCACGACCCACACCTACCGCGAGCGGCTCGAGACCCTGGCCCATGTCCAGCGGGTCGGTCTCAAGGTGTGCAGCGGCGGCATCATCGGCATGGGCGAGTCGTGTCGCGACCGCGCCGCACTCCTCTGTCAGCTCGCGAACCTGCCGCGCCACCCCGAATCGGTGCCGATCAATATGCTGGTCCAGGTCGAGGGCACGCCGCTCTTCGGCACCGCTGAGCTCGACCCCTTCGAGCTGGTACGCACGATCGCCGTCGCGCGCCTGCTGATGCCGGCCTCGCACGTGCGCCTTTCGGCCGGGCGGCGGCGCATGAGCGACGAGCTCCAGGCCCTCTGCTACCTGGCCGGCGCCAACTCGGTCTTCCACGGCGACCGGCTGCTGACGACGGCCAACGCCGAGGCTGACCGCGACCTACGCCTCTTCGAGCGTCTCGGCCTGGCCTTCGAGACCATCGAGCCCGAGGGACACGGGGTGCCGCGCGCCTGCTCGAACGCGCCGGTCGCGGCCGAGGCCTGA
- the bioF gene encoding 8-amino-7-oxononanoate synthase, whose product MAAPAETGPVGGVALPDLAGDLAALRQAHRYRARRLLETPQRPRARIDGREVLSFCSNDYLGLAAHPQVVAAVTQGAARWGLGSGAAHLVTGHSGAHQALEEELADFVGQPRALLFSTGYMANLGVIAALAGRGETVWQDRLNHASLIDGALLARARLRRYAHADAADLARRLADGGARLIATDGVFSMDGDLAPLPTLAEVAAGSGAWLLVDDAHGLGVLGDEGRGSLAHWGLGAVPGLILMGTLGKAFGTFGAFVAGPHALIETLIQRARSYIYTTAPPPALAEATRVALAIARREDWRRERLGELIARLRAGAAELGLPLAPSQTPIQPLIAGSAERALDWSRRLEEAGILVTAIRPPTVPEGAARLRITLSAAHAPDDVDRLLEALADLPREAMP is encoded by the coding sequence ATGGCCGCGCCTGCCGAGACGGGGCCGGTCGGCGGGGTCGCGCTGCCGGACCTGGCCGGCGACCTGGCCGCGCTGCGCCAGGCGCACCGCTACCGCGCGCGCCGCCTCCTCGAGACCCCGCAGCGCCCGCGCGCGCGGATCGACGGGCGGGAGGTGCTGAGCTTCTGCAGCAATGACTATCTCGGCCTCGCCGCCCACCCGCAGGTGGTCGCCGCCGTCACGCAGGGGGCGGCGCGCTGGGGGCTCGGCAGCGGTGCCGCGCATCTGGTGACCGGCCATAGCGGCGCCCACCAGGCTCTGGAGGAAGAGCTCGCCGACTTCGTCGGCCAGCCGCGCGCGCTGCTGTTTTCGACCGGCTACATGGCCAACCTGGGTGTCATCGCGGCGCTCGCCGGGCGCGGCGAGACCGTCTGGCAGGACCGCCTCAACCATGCCTCGCTGATCGATGGGGCGCTCCTCGCCCGCGCCCGGCTGCGCCGCTACGCCCACGCCGACGCGGCCGACCTGGCCCGCCGTCTCGCCGATGGCGGGGCGCGCCTGATCGCGACCGACGGCGTCTTCAGCATGGACGGCGACCTCGCGCCGCTGCCGACCCTGGCCGAGGTCGCGGCAGGGTCCGGCGCCTGGCTCCTGGTCGACGACGCCCACGGCCTCGGCGTGCTTGGCGACGAGGGGCGCGGCAGCCTCGCGCATTGGGGGTTGGGCGCGGTGCCCGGGCTGATCCTGATGGGCACGCTGGGCAAGGCGTTCGGTACCTTCGGGGCCTTCGTCGCCGGCCCGCACGCGCTGATCGAGACGCTGATCCAGCGCGCCCGCAGCTACATCTACACGACCGCCCCGCCGCCGGCCCTGGCCGAGGCGACCCGCGTCGCGCTAGCCATCGCCCGGCGCGAGGACTGGCGCCGCGAGCGGTTGGGCGAGCTGATCGCGCGCCTGCGAGCCGGGGCCGCCGAGCTTGGCCTGCCGCTCGCGCCGTCGCAGACGCCGATCCAGCCGCTGATCGCCGGCAGCGCCGAGCGGGCGCTCGACTGGAGCCGACGCCTCGAGGAGGCCGGCATCCTGGTGACCGCGATCCGCCCGCCGACCGTGCCTGAGGGGGCGGCGCGGCTGCGGATCACCCTCTCGGCGGCCCACGCGCCGGACGACGTCGACCGGCTCCTCGAGGCCCTCGCCGACCTGCCCCGAGAGGCGATGCCATGA
- a CDS encoding pseudouridine synthase, with amino-acid sequence MARLLLFNKPYGVLSQFTGGGPGETLADFIRLPGLYPAGRLDKDSEGLLLLTDDGRLQHRLSHPRHKQWKTYWVQVEGVPEEGQLERLRCGVELNDGRTRPARVRPLAEPELWPRDPPVRFRRQIPTAWIELAIREGRNRQVRRMTAAVGLPTLRLVRVAVGRWGLEGLAPGEFRLLQLPGSN; translated from the coding sequence ATGGCCCGATTGCTCCTCTTCAACAAGCCCTACGGGGTGCTCAGCCAGTTCACCGGCGGCGGTCCGGGTGAGACGCTGGCGGACTTCATTCGCTTACCCGGCCTCTATCCGGCTGGGCGGCTCGACAAGGACAGCGAGGGTCTGCTGCTCCTGACCGACGACGGGCGTCTCCAGCATCGCCTCAGCCATCCGCGCCATAAGCAGTGGAAGACCTACTGGGTGCAGGTCGAGGGCGTCCCGGAGGAGGGGCAGCTCGAGCGGCTGCGGTGCGGGGTCGAGCTCAACGACGGGCGGACGCGCCCGGCGCGGGTCCGCCCGCTGGCGGAGCCGGAGCTCTGGCCGCGGGATCCACCGGTGCGCTTTCGCCGCCAGATCCCGACCGCCTGGATCGAGCTCGCGATCCGCGAGGGCCGCAACCGCCAGGTGCGGCGGATGACGGCGGCGGTCGGGCTGCCGACGCTGCGCCTCGTGCGGGTCGCGGTCGGGCGCTGGGGGCTCGAGGGGCTGGCGCCCGGGGAGTTCCGGTTGCTCCAACTCCCGGGGTCGAACTGA
- a CDS encoding ribonuclease T2 family protein, giving the protein MTKPIFPTCLLLLGLSLTGDATAQQVHLDGYLIASTACAATKKKDRDNPGRIHLEPGRRYEVVGRNTTPGTHYRIRVPGVPVTELRWVAMTCGAFAPAASAAGPTSTAASDAPGEGLAPDGIELMLAASWEPAFCRSGAGQDRPECRAQTPERFDATHFALHGLWPDDLDDQAIFPCYCDQGAPASCAESHPSDAQIALSNEVRERLAVAMPGMQSGLHRHEWTKHGTCYEDDKIGPDAGADADEYFAESLAVLEALNASAVRRLFVDHLGEELTRAQIEAAFDEAFGPGAGERVLIRCANIGRERVITELWIGLAGDIDEPADLAALIQAAPPATTWNHAGSCTGGRVVRVEE; this is encoded by the coding sequence ATGACAAAGCCTATATTCCCGACCTGCCTCCTGCTGCTGGGGCTCTCACTCACCGGCGACGCGACGGCCCAACAGGTCCACCTCGATGGATACCTGATCGCCTCGACGGCCTGTGCGGCGACGAAGAAGAAGGACCGCGACAATCCCGGCCGAATCCACCTCGAGCCGGGCCGCCGCTACGAGGTGGTCGGCCGCAATACGACCCCCGGCACCCACTACCGGATCCGCGTGCCGGGCGTGCCCGTGACCGAGCTGCGCTGGGTCGCGATGACCTGCGGTGCCTTCGCACCTGCGGCATCGGCCGCGGGACCCACCTCGACCGCCGCAAGTGACGCGCCGGGCGAAGGGCTTGCGCCCGACGGCATCGAGCTCATGCTCGCCGCCAGCTGGGAGCCGGCCTTCTGCCGTTCCGGCGCCGGCCAGGACAGGCCCGAGTGCCGCGCGCAGACGCCGGAGCGTTTCGACGCGACCCACTTCGCGCTACACGGCCTGTGGCCCGATGACCTCGACGACCAGGCCATCTTCCCCTGCTATTGCGACCAGGGCGCACCGGCAAGCTGCGCCGAAAGCCACCCGAGCGACGCGCAGATCGCCCTTTCGAACGAGGTACGCGAACGCCTGGCAGTCGCGATGCCAGGCATGCAGTCCGGCCTCCACCGCCACGAATGGACGAAGCACGGGACCTGCTACGAGGACGACAAGATCGGCCCGGATGCTGGCGCCGATGCGGACGAGTATTTCGCGGAATCCCTCGCGGTGCTCGAGGCGCTCAACGCCTCGGCGGTGCGCCGGCTCTTCGTCGATCACCTTGGAGAGGAGCTGACTCGGGCTCAGATCGAGGCGGCCTTCGACGAGGCCTTCGGGCCCGGTGCGGGCGAGCGCGTCCTGATCCGCTGCGCCAATATCGGCCGCGAACGCGTCATCACGGAACTCTGGATCGGACTCGCGGGCGACATCGACGAACCGGCCGACCTCGCCGCCCTCATCCAGGCCGCCCCGCCAGCGACGACCTGGAACCATGCCGGAAGCTGCACCGGCGGACGGGTCGTCCGAGTGGAGGAATAG
- the zwf gene encoding glucose-6-phosphate dehydrogenase, which translates to MSLIQTNYTEAPEAAPNVMIIFGAGGDLTRRKLIPALFHLAAAGLLPESFAMLGLDRLELDDERFRDRIAEQVKETVGAVFDHVVWQRLVSSIHYMQIDMREGADYEHLCERLGRIDAERGTDGNYLFYLAVPPSLFGEITDRLGEVGLLHETEDDWRRVIIEKPFGHDLESAIALNREMHRNMDEEQIYRIDHYLGKETVQNIMVFRFANSFFEPLWNRNHIDHVQITVAESVGVEHRGAYYEEAGALRDMLPNHLLVLLGFLAMDPPSSFESEAVRIEINKVLDAVKPLTPEEVLTHAVRGQYGAGTMPGGEKVPAYRASPDVNPRSYTETYAALKLSMDSWRWAGVPFYLRTGKRLTAHYTEVAIQFKRAPTIMFKDTAVEELTPDMLVLRIQPNEGIQMSFGAKVPGPTMQVGTVNMDFCYEDYFGNKPATGYETLIYDCMNGDATLFKHADTVEKGWEIVQSVMDVWAAIPPRDFPNYAAGSWGPAAAGELTKRDGRLWRRIAVPKARAGSRSA; encoded by the coding sequence ATGTCCCTGATCCAGACCAACTACACCGAGGCGCCCGAGGCGGCGCCGAACGTCATGATCATCTTCGGGGCTGGCGGTGACCTCACCCGGCGCAAGCTGATCCCGGCCCTGTTCCACCTGGCGGCCGCCGGGCTGCTGCCGGAGAGCTTCGCGATGCTCGGCCTGGATCGGTTGGAACTCGACGACGAGCGCTTTCGCGACCGGATCGCCGAGCAGGTCAAGGAGACGGTCGGGGCCGTCTTCGATCACGTCGTCTGGCAGCGCCTCGTGAGCTCGATCCACTACATGCAGATCGATATGCGCGAGGGTGCCGACTACGAGCACCTCTGCGAGCGCCTCGGACGCATCGACGCCGAGCGCGGCACCGACGGCAACTATCTCTTCTACTTGGCCGTGCCGCCGAGCCTGTTCGGCGAGATCACCGACCGCCTCGGCGAGGTCGGCCTGCTGCACGAGACCGAGGACGATTGGCGGCGGGTCATCATCGAGAAACCGTTCGGCCACGACCTGGAGTCGGCGATCGCGCTGAACCGCGAGATGCACCGCAACATGGACGAGGAGCAGATCTACCGGATCGACCACTACCTCGGTAAGGAGACGGTGCAGAACATCATGGTGTTCCGCTTCGCCAACAGCTTCTTCGAGCCGCTTTGGAACCGCAATCACATCGATCACGTCCAGATCACGGTCGCCGAGTCGGTCGGCGTCGAACACCGCGGCGCCTACTACGAGGAGGCCGGGGCGCTGCGCGACATGCTCCCGAACCACCTGCTGGTCCTGCTCGGCTTCCTGGCGATGGATCCGCCGAGCTCGTTCGAGTCCGAGGCGGTGCGTATCGAGATCAACAAGGTCCTCGACGCGGTCAAGCCGCTGACACCGGAAGAGGTGCTGACACACGCGGTGCGTGGCCAGTACGGCGCCGGCACCATGCCGGGCGGCGAAAAGGTACCGGCCTACCGCGCCTCGCCTGACGTCAACCCCAGGTCCTACACCGAGACCTATGCCGCGCTGAAGCTCTCGATGGACAGCTGGCGCTGGGCCGGCGTGCCCTTCTACCTGCGCACCGGCAAGCGCCTCACCGCCCATTACACCGAGGTGGCGATCCAGTTCAAGCGCGCGCCGACGATCATGTTCAAGGACACCGCCGTCGAGGAGCTCACCCCGGATATGCTAGTCCTGCGCATCCAGCCCAACGAGGGCATCCAGATGAGCTTCGGCGCCAAGGTCCCGGGGCCGACGATGCAGGTCGGCACCGTCAACATGGACTTCTGCTACGAAGACTACTTCGGCAACAAGCCGGCCACCGGCTACGAGACCCTGATCTACGACTGCATGAACGGCGACGCGACCCTCTTCAAGCATGCCGACACCGTCGAGAAGGGCTGGGAGATCGTCCAGTCGGTGATGGACGTCTGGGCGGCGATCCCGCCGCGCGACTTCCCCAACTACGCTGCCGGCTCCTGGGGGCCGGCCGCCGCCGGTGAATTGACCAAGCGCGACGGCCGGCTCTGGCGGCGCATCGCGGTGCCCAAGGCCCGGGCTGGTAGCCGGTCGGCCTGA
- the gnd gene encoding phosphogluconate dehydrogenase (NAD(+)-dependent, decarboxylating) — MQLGMIGLGRMGASMVQRLMSAGHDCVVFDTDPAAVAALERDGATGASDLADLCAKLVPPRAVWIMVPAAVVERVVDQLAVHLEAGDVVVDGGNSYYKDDIRHAKRLAPDGIRFLDCGTSGGVWGRERGYCLMIGGDDEAVARLEPIFAALAPGAGELPRTRGRTGAHDPAELGYLHCGPSGAGHFVKMVHNGIEYGLMAAYAEGFNLLRNAGIGSHEHAVDAETAPLADPEGYQYEIDVARVAEVWRRGSVIASWLLDLTANALHQDAELSAYSGRVSDSGEGRWTSIAAIETGTPLPVLTAALFERFTSRGEAAFADQLLSAMRHQFGGHDEKTLP; from the coding sequence ATGCAGCTCGGAATGATCGGTCTCGGCCGGATGGGTGCGAGCATGGTCCAGCGCCTGATGAGCGCCGGCCATGACTGCGTCGTCTTCGACACCGACCCCGCCGCCGTCGCGGCCCTCGAACGCGACGGTGCCACCGGCGCCAGTGACCTGGCCGACCTCTGCGCCAAGCTCGTGCCGCCGCGGGCGGTCTGGATCATGGTCCCGGCGGCCGTCGTCGAGCGGGTCGTCGACCAGCTCGCCGTGCACCTGGAGGCCGGTGATGTCGTCGTCGACGGCGGTAACTCCTATTACAAGGACGACATTCGTCACGCCAAGCGACTCGCACCCGACGGCATCCGCTTTCTCGATTGCGGCACCAGCGGTGGGGTCTGGGGCCGTGAACGCGGCTACTGCCTGATGATCGGCGGTGACGATGAGGCGGTCGCGCGCCTGGAACCGATCTTCGCCGCCCTCGCCCCCGGCGCCGGCGAGCTACCGCGCACCCGCGGGCGCACCGGCGCCCACGACCCGGCCGAACTCGGCTACTTGCACTGTGGACCGAGCGGTGCCGGACACTTCGTCAAGATGGTCCACAACGGCATCGAATACGGCCTGATGGCGGCCTATGCCGAGGGCTTCAACCTGCTGCGTAACGCCGGAATCGGGAGCCACGAGCACGCCGTCGACGCCGAGACGGCGCCGCTCGCGGATCCCGAGGGCTATCAGTACGAGATCGATGTCGCGCGGGTCGCCGAGGTCTGGCGGCGCGGCAGCGTCATCGCCTCCTGGCTCCTCGATCTGACCGCCAACGCCCTGCACCAGGACGCTGAGCTCTCGGCCTACAGCGGGCGGGTGTCCGACTCGGGCGAGGGCCGCTGGACCAGCATCGCGGCGATCGAGACCGGCACCCCGTTGCCTGTGTTGACCGCGGCCCTCTTCGAGCGCTTCACGTCGCGCGGCGAGGCGGCCTTCGCCGATCAGCTCCTCTCGGCGATGCGCCACCAGTTCGGCGGCCACGACGAGAAGACGCTGCCCTGA
- a CDS encoding LexA family protein — protein sequence MAERFTKKQGQYLAFIYNYSVMFGQPPAEADLQRFFQTSPPTIHQMLLTLAEKQLISRTPGQARSIQLLVDPQEIPRLERPQIGKG from the coding sequence ATGGCCGAGCGATTCACCAAGAAACAAGGCCAGTACCTGGCCTTTATCTACAACTACTCGGTCATGTTCGGCCAGCCCCCGGCTGAGGCCGATCTGCAGCGCTTCTTTCAGACATCGCCCCCCACCATCCACCAGATGCTCCTGACGCTGGCGGAAAAGCAGTTGATCAGCCGCACGCCAGGGCAGGCACGCTCCATCCAGCTCCTAGTCGACCCGCAGGAGATTCCCCGGCTCGAGCGGCCGCAGATAGGGAAAGGGTGA
- a CDS encoding HD domain-containing phosphohydrolase: protein MLAAEVTRRRERWNRSGYPDELVGAAIPEPVHIVAVADVFDTLITRRP from the coding sequence CTGCTGGCTGCCGAGGTCACGCGGCGTCGCGAGCGCTGGAACCGCAGCGGCTACCCAGACGAGCTGGTCGGAGCGGCCATCCCCGAGCCGGTCCATATCGTAGCCGTGGCCGACGTCTTCGACACCCTCATCACGCGGCGACCGTAA
- a CDS encoding alpha/beta fold hydrolase produces MSTKVFAFLATAVAMMPATAETWGPDLDPICTLNAPLENACDKLQWMQQLPFDGRLCNVLPEANPRIDFDMSVSPTEEELSGANGATILARHQKVLAQGIQIHVVDGGDPSGEAVLFLHGFPESWWAWKDQFVALGNLGYHVIAVDLPGFNGSQAPSTDEDYNLSYFTDVLVGSEDSVLAFFGHSQAHIVAHEWGGILAYGFTKYRNEAIQSLFIINAPHPETLPIQYSDEEVLTKSWHIPLFQNFPEKSALFIKQFTTEFVKGGSILYGGHWFWLPSEHVCNFAFSISGLGNIEDTLKYYRFVFPNNPSDYVGYPKPNLLGYPVKFFWGAEDEVIGVNFLEGMENYFPNAEIELVPHAGHWIPAEASIRLTRSLRIFLAQ; encoded by the coding sequence ATGAGCACGAAGGTCTTCGCTTTTTTGGCGACCGCTGTCGCCATGATGCCCGCTACCGCCGAGACATGGGGGCCTGATCTCGACCCGATCTGTACCCTCAATGCGCCGCTGGAAAATGCCTGCGACAAGCTCCAATGGATGCAGCAGCTACCCTTCGATGGGCGTCTCTGCAATGTGCTTCCCGAGGCTAATCCGCGCATCGACTTCGACATGTCCGTCTCGCCCACCGAGGAGGAGCTGTCTGGCGCAAATGGGGCCACCATCTTGGCCCGACATCAGAAAGTACTGGCGCAGGGCATTCAGATCCACGTTGTCGACGGCGGTGATCCCAGCGGAGAAGCGGTGCTCTTTTTGCACGGTTTTCCGGAAAGTTGGTGGGCGTGGAAGGATCAATTCGTCGCTCTGGGCAACCTCGGCTACCACGTCATTGCGGTGGACTTGCCCGGCTTCAATGGCTCCCAAGCCCCGAGTACGGACGAGGACTATAATCTATCGTATTTCACCGACGTGCTAGTGGGAAGCGAGGATAGCGTTCTCGCCTTTTTCGGTCATTCACAGGCGCATATCGTAGCGCACGAGTGGGGCGGCATTCTTGCGTATGGCTTCACCAAGTACCGCAATGAGGCGATCCAGTCGCTCTTCATCATCAATGCCCCACATCCCGAGACGCTCCCGATTCAGTATTCAGACGAAGAAGTCTTGACCAAGTCTTGGCACATCCCTCTATTTCAAAACTTCCCCGAAAAATCGGCCTTATTCATCAAGCAATTCACGACCGAATTCGTCAAGGGCGGATCGATATTGTACGGCGGGCACTGGTTCTGGCTTCCCTCGGAACACGTCTGCAACTTCGCCTTTTCCATCAGCGGTCTAGGCAATATCGAGGACACACTCAAATATTATCGCTTCGTATTCCCAAATAACCCGTCGGATTATGTCGGCTACCCAAAACCCAACCTCCTAGGTTATCCCGTGAAATTTTTCTGGGGAGCTGAAGACGAGGTGATTGGCGTCAACTTCCTCGAAGGGATGGAGAATTACTTTCCGAATGCGGAAATAGAATTGGTGCCACACGCCGGACACTGGATACCGGCCGAGGCGAGCATTCGGTTGACTCGCTCGTTGAGGATTTTCTTGGCCCAGTAG
- the ald gene encoding alanine dehydrogenase has product MNVGVPKEIKTQEYRVGLTPAAVGELTARGHRVLVETGAGAAIGFDDAAYRAAGAQVVESAAAVFDDAELIVKVKEPQPTERARLRPDQTLFSFLHLAPDEAQTRDLVASGACCIAYETVTDATGHLPLLAPMSEVAGRLSVQAGARCLEMGQGGRGVLLGGVPGVAPARVVVIGAGVVGRNALAMAVGLGADVTVLDRDLAVLRQLDARFGNRVRTLAASDQNLEEAVLAADLVIGAVLIPGARAPRVVGRDLVARMRRGAVLVDVAIDQGGCFETSRPTTHAAPTFVVDGVVHYCVTNMPGAVAATATQALCNATRPFVVALTDKGVPQALREDPHLLNGLNVARGRICRPEVAAAQGADWVPAVAALAALDAP; this is encoded by the coding sequence ATGAACGTAGGCGTGCCAAAGGAGATCAAGACCCAGGAATATCGGGTCGGGCTGACGCCGGCCGCGGTCGGTGAGCTGACGGCCCGCGGCCATCGCGTGTTGGTCGAGACCGGTGCCGGCGCGGCGATCGGGTTCGACGATGCCGCTTACCGGGCGGCCGGGGCGCAGGTAGTGGAATCGGCCGCCGCAGTCTTCGACGATGCCGAGCTGATCGTCAAGGTCAAGGAGCCGCAGCCGACCGAACGGGCACGGCTGCGGCCCGATCAGACCCTGTTTTCGTTTCTGCACCTCGCCCCGGACGAGGCCCAGACCCGCGACCTGGTGGCGAGCGGGGCCTGCTGCATCGCCTACGAGACGGTCACGGACGCCACCGGCCACCTGCCGTTGCTCGCACCCATGTCCGAGGTCGCGGGACGGCTGTCGGTCCAGGCCGGGGCTCGGTGCCTGGAGATGGGGCAGGGTGGGCGCGGGGTGCTCCTCGGCGGCGTGCCCGGCGTCGCGCCAGCGCGGGTGGTCGTGATCGGCGCCGGGGTCGTCGGGCGCAATGCGCTGGCGATGGCCGTCGGCTTGGGGGCGGACGTGACGGTCCTCGACCGCGACCTGGCCGTGCTGCGCCAGCTCGACGCGCGTTTCGGCAATCGCGTCCGCACGCTGGCCGCATCGGACCAGAATCTGGAGGAGGCGGTGCTCGCCGCCGACCTCGTGATCGGCGCGGTCCTGATCCCCGGGGCGCGCGCACCGCGGGTGGTCGGGCGCGATCTTGTCGCGCGGATGCGGCGCGGTGCCGTCCTCGTCGACGTCGCGATCGATCAGGGCGGCTGCTTCGAGACCTCGCGGCCGACGACGCACGCCGCCCCGACCTTCGTCGTCGACGGCGTCGTCCACTACTGTGTGACCAACATGCCCGGGGCTGTCGCGGCGACCGCGACCCAGGCCCTCTGCAACGCGACGCGGCCGTTCGTTGTCGCACTGACTGACAAGGGCGTTCCGCAGGCCCTGCGGGAGGATCCGCATCTGTTGAACGGCCTGAACGTAGCGCGTGGGCGGATCTGCCGCCCCGAAGTCGCCGCGGCACAGGGCGCCGATTGGGTCCCCGCCGTCGCTGCGTTGGCCGCGCTGGATGCGCCTTGA